The following are encoded together in the Chloroflexota bacterium genome:
- a CDS encoding aspartate aminotransferase family protein, producing the protein MEPFQPQVLSYEEIRALLTEVSPEEFEQAKAHSLTRLKRQILYEGVPGSAIVRDTDGNEYIDCTSQAWSLNVGYCHPDVLAAVVEQMRHLTHVRYSYATIPRIKLLNRLPQLFPGNLNKVVLNNQGGGTTIEAAMKLAMINKPGASTFLVAYRSYHGCTLVTLAASHYMPGLLRFSGFGLDHLVKFPYPYCYRCPVEKEPRTCGLACLDCVEQAIRYGANTPIAGLIIEPMQGAGGQIPTPPGYLAGLKEICQRHGIFLIFDESQTAFGRIGAMSAAEYYGVVPDMLVLTKGLGGGFPVGALLAREDLKGFTAVEEHTTFGSNPVSFAAALATIEVMLRLDLPGRAKRLGEYATARLRHMQEQHPLIGDIRGPGLFIGVELVEDPQTKKPATERATALVELAMLYGVIFDVDMPDLVNGLPTRRNTIKIKPPLTITEEQLNRALDVFESVLKEVEQFSTEDLVQIREQMIEEAMPR; encoded by the coding sequence ATGGAACCCTTTCAGCCCCAGGTGCTTTCTTACGAAGAGATCCGCGCTCTGCTGACAGAGGTCTCCCCGGAGGAGTTCGAACAAGCCAAGGCCCACTCGCTGACCCGCCTCAAGCGCCAGATCCTCTACGAGGGCGTTCCCGGCAGCGCCATCGTCCGTGACACGGATGGCAACGAGTACATTGACTGTACCTCTCAAGCATGGTCGCTCAATGTGGGCTATTGTCATCCCGACGTGCTGGCTGCAGTTGTGGAGCAAATGCGCCACCTGACCCACGTTCGTTACAGTTACGCCACTATCCCCCGCATCAAACTCCTTAATCGCCTACCGCAACTCTTCCCCGGCAATCTGAACAAGGTAGTCCTGAACAACCAAGGTGGCGGAACAACAATTGAGGCGGCCATGAAATTAGCCATGATCAACAAGCCCGGTGCATCCACCTTTTTGGTGGCCTACCGTAGCTATCATGGCTGCACGCTTGTGACCCTGGCAGCCAGCCATTACATGCCCGGCCTTTTGCGTTTTTCTGGCTTTGGGCTCGACCATCTGGTCAAATTCCCATACCCTTATTGTTATCGCTGCCCTGTTGAAAAGGAGCCACGCACTTGCGGCCTGGCTTGCCTGGACTGTGTCGAGCAAGCCATTCGCTATGGCGCCAACACGCCCATTGCCGGTCTGATTATCGAGCCCATGCAAGGCGCTGGCGGACAGATCCCGACCCCGCCTGGCTACCTAGCAGGCCTCAAGGAAATCTGTCAACGACATGGCATTTTCCTCATCTTTGACGAGAGCCAGACAGCCTTTGGCCGCATTGGAGCTATGAGCGCAGCCGAATACTACGGTGTCGTTCCCGACATGCTGGTTCTCACCAAGGGGCTAGGAGGTGGTTTCCCGGTTGGGGCACTTCTGGCTCGCGAGGACCTAAAAGGGTTTACTGCCGTAGAAGAGCACACTACCTTTGGCTCTAATCCGGTTTCTTTCGCCGCTGCCTTGGCCACCATCGAGGTCATGCTGCGACTTGACCTACCTGGACGGGCCAAACGTCTTGGTGAGTATGCCACGGCACGCCTGCGGCACATGCAGGAACAACACCCGCTCATCGGTGATATACGCGGGCCAGGACTATTTATTGGTGTAGAACTAGTAGAAGATCCCCAGACAAAAAAGCCGGCCACGGAGCGCGCCACAGCACTGGTGGAATTGGCTATGCTTTACGGGGTTATCTTCGACGTGGACATGCCTGATTTAGTCAACGGCCTGCCAACACGCCGCAATACGATCAAGATCAAGCCACCGTTGACGATCACTGAAGAACAATTGAACCGTGCGCTGGATGTATTCGAGAGTGTTTTGAAGGAAGTAGAACAGTTCTCAACGGAAGATCTTGTGCAGATTCGCGAGCAAATGATAGAAGAAGCCATGCCAAGGTAG